DNA from Mycolicibacterium alvei:
TCCCCGGCCGGACGTCGCCGTGGCGGTCGTTCGGAGGGACGGCGGCGCGGCGGGCCATCCGCGGCAGGGTCCTGCGCGGCGGTCCGGTCCCGGCGCGTCGATGCCGTGGCGGGTTTGCGGAGCACCAGCCCGGAAAGTCTTGTTGTGACGGATGACACAATTCCCGCGAACGGCGTTGCCGTGGCCGTTTTGGCGCCCTTGGCCGTCCCGGATACGTCGTCCACTTCGGAGTCGTTGCGCGACGTCAGGCCGACGTACCACCGGCCCAGCCCGATCAGCAGCACCGTGGCCGAGAGGAACAGCATCAGCGGGAAACGTTCGATCAGCGGATATCCGCAGTTGATGGCCAGGTCTTTGACGCCCTGCAGCTCGCCGCCGTGGAACAGGAAATACGACCCGGGTACCGCGACGAACAAGATCAGTGGGGGCTGGATCACCGCGGTGAACAACCCGGCCTGCTGAACGGCCAGCACCGCCCCGATGCAACCGAGGGAATAGCAGATCGCGAACACCGAACTGAGCTCACGATCGCCCGAACCGGCGTCGAAGGCAAAGCCGATCGCGGTAGCCGTGACCGCCAAAATGACAGCTCCCCACCACGGCACACCGGCGAATCGCGGGTGTGCAGAGCGATGGTCAGCCGGCACTGCCGGCTGCGCGCGCTGTCCTGACACACGTAGACCGTACCGGCTGTGTCTGGCCGTGTGCTGCCAGCTGACGCTGGCGTGCCGGTCACACGGGCCTAGACTCTCCTCTCTGTGAGCCTGAACCTGGGAATCGTCGGTTTGCCGAACGTCGGAAAGTCGACTCTGTTCAACGCCCTGACACGGAACGACGTGTTGGCGGCCAACTACCCGTTTGCGACCATCGAGCCCAACGAGGGCGTGGTGCCGTTGCCCGATCCCCGGCTCGACAAGCTCGCCGAGATTTTCGGCTCGGAGAAGACGGTGCCGGCCCCGGTGACGTTCGTCGACATCGCCGGGATCGTCAAAGGCGCGTCCGAAGGCGCCGGCCTCGGCAACAAGTTCCTCGCCAACATCCGTGAATGCGATGCCATCTGTCAGGTGGTGCGGGTGTTCTCCGATGACGACGTGATCCATGTCGACGGACGGGTGGATCCGCGTTCGGACATCGAGGTGATCGAGACCGAGCTGATCCTGGCGGACATGCAGACGCTCGAGAAGGCGGTGCCGCGTCTGGAGAAGGAAGCCCGCACCAACAAGGAGCGCAAGCCGGTCCTGGATGCGGCGGTCGCGGCGCAGGCGATTTTTGATGAAGGCAAGACGCTGTTCTCCACCGGCAAGGACTGGTCGGTGCTGCGTGAGCTGAACCTGATGACCACCAAGCCGTTCCTGTACGTCTTCAACGCCGACGAATCGGTGCTGACCGATCAGGCCAAGCAGGCCGAGCTGCGGGCCCTGGTGGCCCCGGCGGACGCGGTGTTCCTGGACGCCAAGATCGAATCGGAACTGATCGAGCTCGACGACGAGTCCGCCAACGAGCTGCTGGAATCCATCGGGCAGAGCGAGCGTGGTCTGGATGCGTTGGCGCGGGCGGGTTTCCACACCCTGCGGCTGCAGACCTACCTGACGGCGGGGCCGAAGGAATCACGGGCTTGGACCATCCACCAGGGTGACACCGCACCCAAAGCGGCCGGCGTGATCCACACCGACTTCGAGAAGGGCTTCATCAAGGCCGAGGTGGTGTCGTTCGAGGATCTCGTCGAGGCCGGGTCGATGGCTGCTGCCAAAGCCGCGGGCAAGGTCCGGATCGAAGGCAAGGACTACGTGATGGTCGACGGGGACGTGGTGGAGTTCCGCTTCAACGTATAGCCGGGTATGCGTCGACGGTGTGGTGTGCGCATTCCGCACGGTTTTGGTGCGCAAGCCACACGTGCGGTCCCGGTGCCGTTTGCCGGTCGCTACTATCGCCTCCTTGTGGAGACATCGACCAATCACCTCGCCGGGATAATCGCCGCTACCGCCGATGCGGTCACGGCAAACGAAGCCAACGCGAAGGTGGTGTTCCGGGCCGCCGCGCAGGCGCATGGCGCAGTAGCCAGCTCGGTCACGCTGGGGCAGTACAGCGTTGAGGTCGACGAACCGCCAGCGCTGGGTGGGGAGAACAAGGCCCCGAATCCGGTCGAGTTCTACCTGGCCTCACTGCTGTCCTGCCATATCGTGACGTGGCGGTTCTGGTCGGAGAAACTCGACATCGCCGTGGACGACATTTCCGCGCGCGCCGAAGGCGACCTCGACGTCCGCGGCTTCTTCGGACTGGACGACGCTGTGCGGGCGGGTTTCGGCGAGGTCCGGGTGATGGTGACGGTGACCGGGCCGGAAACCGAGGAGCGCTATCGCGAGCTGCATGAGGCCGTCGAGGCGCACTGCCCGGTGCTGGATCTGACCCGGAATACGACGCCGGTGCGCGCGACGTTGAAAGTCGGGTAGTCGTGAGCTTTCTCGGGCGACGGCATGCGGCGGAGCTCCGCTTCAACGCGGCGTCCTAGTTGATGATTTCTC
Protein-coding regions in this window:
- a CDS encoding DUF6542 domain-containing protein; the protein is MSGQRAQPAVPADHRSAHPRFAGVPWWGAVILAVTATAIGFAFDAGSGDRELSSVFAICYSLGCIGAVLAVQQAGLFTAVIQPPLILFVAVPGSYFLFHGGELQGVKDLAINCGYPLIERFPLMLFLSATVLLIGLGRWYVGLTSRNDSEVDDVSGTAKGAKTATATPFAGIVSSVTTRLSGLVLRKPATASTRRDRTAAQDPAADGPPRRRPSERPPRRRPAGEPGTGAAAAAGADTGRARGERRPTKRTAPPRPRPSRAAAGDLGSELDGGIPERPRRPRPPRSPEPGDGEPRRRVRTQPREPRRQPPPERRDAGAFDAPRERPQRQRRRFDDYQPFEDSFDPPAGSGRSTHHPVSRVRYRGSDDEDHRVEHRTRPRSPKGAAARGRHSLDYDD
- the ychF gene encoding redox-regulated ATPase YchF, with the protein product MSLNLGIVGLPNVGKSTLFNALTRNDVLAANYPFATIEPNEGVVPLPDPRLDKLAEIFGSEKTVPAPVTFVDIAGIVKGASEGAGLGNKFLANIRECDAICQVVRVFSDDDVIHVDGRVDPRSDIEVIETELILADMQTLEKAVPRLEKEARTNKERKPVLDAAVAAQAIFDEGKTLFSTGKDWSVLRELNLMTTKPFLYVFNADESVLTDQAKQAELRALVAPADAVFLDAKIESELIELDDESANELLESIGQSERGLDALARAGFHTLRLQTYLTAGPKESRAWTIHQGDTAPKAAGVIHTDFEKGFIKAEVVSFEDLVEAGSMAAAKAAGKVRIEGKDYVMVDGDVVEFRFNV
- a CDS encoding OsmC family protein, whose product is METSTNHLAGIIAATADAVTANEANAKVVFRAAAQAHGAVASSVTLGQYSVEVDEPPALGGENKAPNPVEFYLASLLSCHIVTWRFWSEKLDIAVDDISARAEGDLDVRGFFGLDDAVRAGFGEVRVMVTVTGPETEERYRELHEAVEAHCPVLDLTRNTTPVRATLKVG